In Gimesia panareensis, the genomic window GATACCGGTCTGGATCCGGTCGTGCATATCCCATCCGCCGTAAGTCATGGTGACAAAACGGGCGCCGGCTTCCACCAGGCGACGGGAGAGCAGCATGCGGGCACCAGCCTGGCTACGGCCATAGGCATCGCGTGTTTTTGCATCTTCTTTGTTGAGGTCGAATGCTTCCTGTGAGGCCTTGGAAGAAACCATATCGTAGGCCTGCTTGTAGAAGGTGTCGACTGCGTCCAGAGAGTCTGCCTTTTCTTTGGAGACAAAGTGATCGTTGACGGCTGACAGCAGAGAACGACGACGGGTGAACCGCTGATCGTTGACGCCACCAGGCAGGTTCAGGTCACGCACTTTGAAGCCGTTGGATGCCGGGTCAGATCCAACGCTGAAAGGTGCGAAAGACGAACTGAGATATCCGGTCCCGGCGAATTCATTCGGCTGGTTGGGAATACAGACATACTGAGGCATGCTGTTCTTGGGGCCGAATTCGTGGGTGACCACACTTCCCATGCTGGGGAACTGCAGAGCAGGGCTGGGACGATAGCCGGTGAACATATTGTGTGTTCCCCGTTCGTGAGCCGCTTCACCGTGAGACATTGACCGGCAGATGGTCAATTTGTCCATGATCTTGGCGGTCTTAGCCAGTTTCTCATTTAAACGAACGCCAGCCACGTTGGTTTCGATTGAACCCATGGGCCCACGATACTCAACAGGAGCGTAGGGTTTGGGATCCCAGGTTTCCTGATGGGCGGCACCACCGGGCAGGTAAATGAAGATGACCGATTTCGCGACACCCTCTTTACTTTCATAATGCTTCAGTTCAGCCTGAGCGCTTTTCATACGCAGAAACTCAGGCAGAGTCAGCCCGATACCACCTGCAAAACCAACGTGTAAAAAGTCACGACGTGATTGTTTCAAGCTCATTGGGTCATCTCCATTTCCTAATGTGGGGATAGTTGTGTCCGGTTAGTGGCTCACAGGGGCCAGAGGCTAAACGCTTGCTGTAGGGTTTGAGCACTTATTTCTTATCAGGTTGGAATATAGCCAATTTTACCTGGCGGATGGCTCTGATCATCACGGAGAGTCACAGAGTTCAATATCAGGCGATTCTGATGATGCTTTCAAACTTCCGGCATTCACCAGTGGGGGAAGGAAACTTTTAATCACCCGAAAACGTATTATGCCAAATTCGGCGTCAATAATTCAAGGACAATTTCAAAATCGAGCTTCTTAGCGCATACCTCGATCTAGCATACATCAAACAAAGTTGATGCGAAGAAGTCAAGGATTTCTTAATGAATTCCGCTAACTCCTGCAAAAATAGGAGCTGAGCGGCGGGGGGCGTTGTTGCTATTTTTCAACAAGCCCTTCCTGCTCTGAGAGATGATATAAACGGTCCGCCTTCAGGTTTTCCAGAGACGTGGTATTACCGGACGGCCATTGAATGTTCACGGACTGAATTTCTGTTTCCTGTCCCAGCCCAAAGGTTACGGGCAGTTCCGTTTGAGAAATATAGCTCCGGGTCGGTATCAGCAGTCGAGTCTGGGTTCCCGCTTTGGTTTTGACCAGGATCTCAGCCCCCAGGGCATCATGATTGGAGACCGGCAGACTTTCATCCCGGTTTTCTGCAGGTTCGCTGGTCAGGCGGAAGCGAACCCAGTGATTCCCCGTCTGCTGATCATTGCGGAGCAGTCGTGGCTTGTTGCCGGTGGTCATGATCAGCAGATCCAGGTCGCCGTCGGCATCGATGTCCGCAAAAGTGGCGCCGCGGCCGACCAGTGGTTTGACAAAGTCGGAACCGACCAGTGCTTCTCCCAGCGGCAGAAACTCGGTGGCGTGCTGCGGACCGCAGTTCCAGAACAACTGGGGGGACTGTTCGTAATGCTGACGCTCCTGGACGATATTGATGTCTTCTTCAAGGTGACCATTGGCCGAGAACAGGTCGAGCCGCCCATCCAGATCGGCATCGAAGAAGAAGACACCAAAGGTCAGGGCCATGCGGGTCTGCGGTCCCAGGCCATTCGAAACCGCTTCGTCGATAAACTGCATCTCTTTCCCGGGCGAGGTGTAGAGCGCCGTCATTTCATTGGCGAAGTTGCCGATGGCGATGCCCAGGGTTTCGTCATTCCGA contains:
- a CDS encoding DUF1501 domain-containing protein; translation: MSLKQSRRDFLHVGFAGGIGLTLPEFLRMKSAQAELKHYESKEGVAKSVIFIYLPGGAAHQETWDPKPYAPVEYRGPMGSIETNVAGVRLNEKLAKTAKIMDKLTICRSMSHGEAAHERGTHNMFTGYRPSPALQFPSMGSVVTHEFGPKNSMPQYVCIPNQPNEFAGTGYLSSSFAPFSVGSDPASNGFKVRDLNLPGGVNDQRFTRRRSLLSAVNDHFVSKEKADSLDAVDTFYKQAYDMVSSKASQEAFDLNKEDAKTRDAYGRSQAGARMLLSRRLVEAGARFVTMTYGGWDMHDRIQTGIERNLPSFDQAFSTLITDLSTRGLLKSTLVCVCSEFGRTPKINGTAGRDHWPKVFSVVMAGGGIKGGHVYGSSDAIASEPEDNPLSVMDWASTIYHCMGIVSDKELMAPGDRPIEIVNGGKVVQDLLA